ATTACCGTATCGCTTGGGGAAGTCTCTGCCGGAAAGTGTTGCGTACAGCCCATGACTGGTTGCCCATAGCCCACCATCAACAGAACCGTGACGATAGTTAAGACGAGGTTTAAGCCATTTGATTTCATGGGAAAAAATAGGGAGTGAAGGTATCACGGGTTTCGTGAGAGAGTGTCTTAATCCTAATCTCTCTGAGCCGGCCGCCGCCGTCGCCTGTGGCAGTTTTGATCCCCATGCCCCACGCCTACTTTCGCTTTTACGGCAGCCTGAACGATTTTCTGCCGCCGTTTCGCCGCCAGCGGCAGTTTCATCGTTACATCAAGGAGCGGGGATCGATTAAGGACGCCATCGAAGCCCTGGGAGTGCCCCATCCTGAGGTGGCGCTGATTCTAGTCCATGGGACTTCCGTCAGCTTCGATTATTTGGTGCAGCCCTATGACTGCATCAGCGTCTATCCCCAATTTACCCACCTGGATATCACCGCCCTATCGCGGGTGCAACCGCCGCCCCTGGCCCAGGGGCGCTTCGTGTTGGATGTGCACCTGGGCAAACTGGCCACCTACCTGCGGCTGCTGGGCTTCGACACCCTCTACCGCAACGACTACCACGACGATGACCTGGCCCAGATCTCCAGCCAGCAACAGCGTATTCTACTCACTCAAGATCGGGGCCTGCTGAAGCGCAGCATTGTT
This portion of the Halomicronema hongdechloris C2206 genome encodes:
- a CDS encoding Mut7-C RNAse domain-containing protein; this translates as MAVLIPMPHAYFRFYGSLNDFLPPFRRQRQFHRYIKERGSIKDAIEALGVPHPEVALILVHGTSVSFDYLVQPYDCISVYPQFTHLDITALSRVQPPPLAQGRFVLDVHLGKLATYLRLLGFDTLYRNDYHDDDLAQISSQQQRILLTQDRGLLKRSIVTYGYAVRSEHPDIQIIEVLQRFQLQAAVSPLQRCPRCNGPLRLVDKATIADQLPYYTRLYYDEFAQCQHCRQIYWKGAHYRRIQALIERVQTASAP